Proteins encoded within one genomic window of Anopheles gambiae chromosome 3, idAnoGambNW_F1_1, whole genome shotgun sequence:
- the LOC1272635 gene encoding uncharacterized protein LOC1272635 isoform X6 yields MDTMTFDDEPPPEPREGWLLVRVFVPELNVHKSLQFPSDKIVWDVKQQCLASLPKELKESFNYGLFSPPSNGKAGKFLDEERRLGDYPFNGPVGYLELKYKRRVYKMLNLDERQLKALHTRANLRRFIECINSGQVEKIAKMCAKGLDPNFHCQETGETPLTIATGSKKPNKLLIALVNGGALLDYRTRDGATALHRAVERDSLEAVSTLLELGASPNYRDTKGLTPVYLSVTRKTDPKISEVLLHDHATLGIQDSQGWQEVHQVAVIAGNLELAEMIQNYKNEDIVPFRGPPRYNPRRRSGLGWGSTLSRIYGGPPSPCPSEHPFSSASSSLSEGSSHRSHEDDISIVTDKSLGDTSDIISDSSGVGTNSDSAACSIGHPSTTVVCMEGYDAGLSGHIHIQPGDVIEVVGSTDCGLLEGFVRGTNKTGFFPASCVQEVQFRQKSIINVSTSTPHHHYLINTSSNEIVSHNLQQQLHQQQQQQQQQQQQHQQHQQHQQQQQQQQQPSLFEQQQHTQLHYNSQTAPRMKKSIIGEPRTVVLHRAKRGFGFILRGAKASSPLMQLKPSPRCPALQYLDDVDPGGVADIAGLKPGDFLLAINSEDVTCASHEHVVDLIRNSGSLVSMTVVTLSQNLINSMMLEASEIGSQHSSGSGMSTPISSRQCSTLPRRMNSGPPGSNCKQPAPMPPRRDPKTTLSVGRARAKSMVAGLEGGGEKGTDDDELLSATKSTSAESIHQAQTQLLQAQQQCHSAIGTPTQTGPGTPVQPRTASIKSRPTSSRITAAELEELFQRQQGADANRCSMLMSSSRFQSTGFDSGAGTPPISPQKGPIVYASVAEMKRKKSSKAGMGTLKGRPIPIPQVGSDLKRTFHSTPDLASMSSSNQNGGSSLHYGSSSGTGSQLAINANGWYNTVGHKGHRSQDDMHSLHMSLQRLNLPPPNHPPPPPPVGQVVKVDVSRGSEYECLTALRKHIAQKAKVQSQVQEAEVMSSFKPASNAKLYASPQDIRNVGYRTVNVAGATTSPSLTGSTSAAGNNSASSCGSNGSNTNSNVELCKSGSLRSNASSTININSSAVTGSVINNVTTVTISGNGNVATNSTSSNQYAQPGRPGADTQQQIAQPQALYKSPPNSAPPLPEPDYSLSESDPDEDNSVRLVRTHIKTNGDLKTQNPGMAAETSGNSNTSGSSTGSSSMPQSFSVEEIQKIRTKLKSSKSYPNDFLRQQNSQPSQPGVEHGASGGVPHEEGDNSSSGVSSDQEITITCNDTAKQPKPSFPKQMVGTTVLKTNVTTSTLAAAGTGASGLIESKKVTLHLGASADTKLQHNNNLTERRNDAADNDDADQDDNDSPSPPATGFQRHNSLTRKQAATIAANRAKANQQNIQQRHAVTLATLPPPIEAADSDEADTWSHPLQSSGGDGAAQLVEGAGMVVLAPPPEFSDSTVSHITGPISGGVSINVQPHHSHQHTHQHHQHQHVHHHHQHTGSGGSLALGGHNPNCKRVRIVGAVPKVNRMNSQ; encoded by the exons GAATTAAAAGAAAGCTTCAATTATGGATTATTCTCCCCACCATCAAACGGTAAAGCTGGTAAATTCCTGGATGAAGAACGGCGATTAGGAGACTACCCTTTTAATGGACCAGTGGGCTACCTAGAG CTCAAATATAAGCGACGCGTCTACAAGATGCTCAACTTAGATGAACGCCAACTGAAAGCTTTGCACACACGTGCTAACCTTCGACGCTTCATTGAGTGCATCAATAGCGGTCAGGTGGAAAAAATCGCCAAGATGTGTGCCAAAGGATTGGATCCCAATTTTCATTGCCAGGAAACGGGTGAAACGCCACTTACTATTGCCACTGGTTCAAAGAAGCCGAACAAGCTACTGATCGCGCTCGTAAACGGTGGTGCTCTATTGGACTATCGAACCCGTGACGGCGCCACTGCGTTACATAGAGCCGTAGAACGCGACAGTCTAGAAGCGGTCAG CACGCTTTTGGAATTAGGAGCATCTCCAAACTATCGTGATACGAAAGGCCTAACACCTGTTTATCTATCTGTTACGCGGAAAACAGATCCCAAAATCAGTGAAGTACTTTTACATGATCATGCGACACTAGGCATTCAAGACAGTCAAGGGTGGCAGGAAGTGCATCAG GTTGCCGTTATTGCCGGTAATCTAGAGCTGGCAGAAATgattcaaaattacaaaaacGAGGATATTG TCCCGTTCCGTGGACCACCACGATATAATCCCAGGCGTCGATCCGGGTTAGGCTGGGGATCGACGTTATCTCGCATATATGGTGGACCACCGTCCCCCTGCCCGTCCGAGCATCCATTCAGTTCTGCTAGTTCCAGCCTGTCTGAGGGTTCCAGCCATCGAAGCCATGAAGATGACATCAGTATCGTGACAG ATAAAAGCCTGGGAGATACAAGCGATATCATCAGCGACTCTTCTGGTGTCGGAACAAATTCTGACAGTGCTGCCTGCTCCATAGGTCATCCAAGCACAACTGTTGTTTGCATGGAAGGATACGATGCCGGGCTTTCAGGacatatacacatacaacCAGGCGATGTGATTGAAGTGGTCGGTTCCACCGACTGTGGTTTACTGGAAGGTTTTGTACGTGGTACAAACAAGACGGGTTTCTTTCCGGCCAGCTGTGTGCAAGAAGTGCAGTTTCGCCAGAAGAGTATTATAAACGTTTCCACCTCAACACCTCACCATCACTATCTGATAAATACTAGTAGTAATGAAATAGTCAGTCATAATCTACAACAACAATtgcatcagcaacaacaacagcaacaacagcaacagcagcagcatcagcagcatcagcagcatcagcagcaacaacaacaacaacaacagccatcTTTGTttgaacagcagcaacacactcAGCTTCATTATAACAGCCAAACAGCACCAAGAATGAAAAAATC AATTATTGGAGAGCCTCGGACAGTAGTGCTACATCGTGCCAAACGCGGTTTCGGATTCATTCTTCGAGGAGCAAAAGCTTCTTCGCCATTGATGCAGCTCAAACCATCGCCACGTTGTCCGGCATTGCAATATTTAGATGATGTTGATCCAGGAGGTGTGGCAGATATTGCTGGTCTGAAGCCAGGGGACTTCCTATTAGCC ATTAACAGTGAAGATGTAACATGTGCATCACACGAGCACGTGGTTGATTTGATCCGCAATTCCGGTTCGCTGGTGTCAATGACGGTTGTTACACTATCACAAAATCTTATAAACTCTATGATGCTGGAAGCATCCGAGATAGGAAGTCAACATTCCTCCGGATCGGGCATGAGTACTCCAATATCATCCCGACAGTGTTCGACGCTTCCCCGGCGTATGAATAGTGGCCCACCGGGAAGTAACTGTAAGCAACCTGCGCCAATGCCTCCCCGTCGTGACCCAAAGACTACACTGAGCGTAGGACGAGCGCGGGCAAAATCGATGGTGGCAGGCTTAGAAGGTGGTGGAGAAAAAGGTACAGACGACGATGAACTATTGAGTGCGACCAAATCAACTTCCGCGGAATCGATTCATCAAGCACAGACTCAACTGTTGCAAGCACAACAACAGTGCCACTCGGCTATTGGAACACCCACACAGACAGGACCGGGTACGCCCGTTCAACCTCGTACAGCTAGTATCAAGTCGCGTCCAACATCTAGTCGAATAACGGCCGCGGAATTGGAAGAGCTATTCCAGCGCCAACAAGGGGCTGATGCAAACCGCTGTTCTATGCTAATGTCAAGCTCAAGATTCCAATCAACTGGATTTGACAGTGGTGCTGGTACACCGCCGATTTCACCACAAAAGGGACCGATCGTGTATGCCAGCGTTGCTGAAATGAAGCgcaaaaaatcatccaaagcGGGAATGGGCACGCTAAAAGGACGTCCTATACCGATACCCCAGGTCGGTTCGGATCTAAAACGGACCTTCCACAGTACACCTGATCTAGCATCAATGTCTTCGTCCAATCAGAACGGTGGATCATCGTTGCACTATGGAAGCAGTTCCGGAACTGGATCGCAGCTGGCAATCAACGCTAACGGGTGGTATAACACCGTTGGTCACAAGGGGCACCGATCTCAGGACGATATGCACAGTCTGCACATGTCCCTGCAAAGACTGAATCTTCCACCACCAAACCATCCACCTCCACCCCCGCCAGTGGGGCAAGTTGTAAAAGTGGATGTTTCTCGGGGCTCCGAGTATGAATGTCTTACCGCCTTACGGAAGCATATAGCCCAGAAAGCCAAAGTTCAATCCCAAGTGCAGGAAGCAGAAGTTATGTCCAGTTTCAAACCAGCATCGAATGCCAAACTGTACGCTTCCCCTCAGGATATTCGAAACGTTGGTTATCGTACGGTTAACGTCGCTGGGGCTACTACTTCACCATCACTCACGGGTTCAACATCGGCTGCTGGAAACAACAGTGCCTCTTCTTGTGGTAGTAATGGAAGTAACACGAACTCCAATGTGGAG CTCTGCAAATCTGGTTCACTTCGGTCAAATGCTAGCTCGACGATCAACATAAACTCTAGCGCCGTAACAGGTTCCGTAATTAATAACGTGACAACAGTAACGATCAGTGGAAATGGAAACGTTGCCACTAATAGTACGTCTTCAAATCAGTACGCTCAACCTGGTCGCCCGGGCGCAGATACTCAACAACAAATTGCCCAACCACAAGCACTTTATAAATCTCCACCTAATAGTGCACCTCCACTACCCGAGCCAGATTACAGTTTGAGTGAATCAGATCCGGATGAGGATAACTCGGTACGTTTGGTGCGTACgcatattaaaacaaatggagatcttaaaacacaaaatccaGGAATGGCAGCCGAAACAAGTGGCAACAGTAACACAAG TGGTAGCTCGACCGGCTCCAGCTCTATGCCCCAATCATTCTCGGTGGAAGAAATACAGAAGATTCGCACGAAACTAAAATCGTCTAAATCGTACCCGAACGACTTCTTACGGCAACAAAACAGCCAGCCATCTCAACCGGGTGTAGAACACGGTGCATCGGGCGGTGTGCCTCACGAAGAAGGCGATAATTCATCGTCTGGTGTAAGCAGCGATCAAGAAATAACGATCACTTGTAACGATACAGCCAAGCAGCCAAAACCGTCATTCCCCAAGCAGATGGTTGGTACCACTGTTTTAAAGACAAATGTCACCACCTCTACCCTAGCAGCCGCAGGAACTGGAGCAAGTGGCTTGATTGAATCAAAAAAAGTGACATTGCATCTAGGGGCATCCGCCGATACGAAGttgcaacacaacaacaatctcaCCGAACGAAGAAATGATGCTgctgataatgatgatgctgatcaAGATGATAATGATAGTCCTAGCCCACCTGCGACTGGATTCCAGCGGCATAATTCACTCACCCGGAAACAGGCAGCCACCATTGCCGCAAATCGTGCGAAGGCAAACcaacaaaatatacagcaaCGGCATGCAGTAACGTTAGCTACCTTACCGCCCCCAATTGAGGCAGCCGACTCCGACGAAGCTGACACTTGGTCACATCCTCTTCAATCTTCAGGTGGTGATGGCGCCGCACAATTAGTCGAGGGTGCTGGCATGGTGGTTTTAGCACCACCTCCAGAATTTAGCGATTCAACCGTCAGCCATATTACTGGTCCAATTTCCGGTGGTGTTAGCATTAACGTGCAACCACATCACTCCCATCAACATacgcatcagcatcatcagcatcaacatgtacatcatcatcatcaacatacGGGAAGCGGCGGATCACTCGCGCTTGGTGGTCACAATCCAAATTGCAAGCGCGTCCGTATTGTTGGTGCGGTGCCGAAAGTAAATCGTATGAACAGTCAGTAA
- the LOC1272635 gene encoding uncharacterized protein LOC1272635 isoform X1 encodes MDTMTFDDEPPPEPREGWLLVRVFVPELNVHKSLQFPSDKIVWDVKQQCLASLPKVAYWFWELKESFNYGLFSPPSNGKAGKFLDEERRLGDYPFNGPVGYLELKYKRRVYKMLNLDERQLKALHTRANLRRFIECINSGQVEKIAKMCAKGLDPNFHCQETGETPLTIATGSKKPNKLLIALVNGGALLDYRTRDGATALHRAVERDSLEAVSTLLELGASPNYRDTKGLTPVYLSVTRKTDPKISEVLLHDHATLGIQDSQGWQEVHQACRNGLVHHLEHLLFYGADMDGQNASGNTPLHVCAVNNQEACARMLLFRGANRGALNYANQTPYQVAVIAGNLELAEMIQNYKNEDIVPFRGPPRYNPRRRSGLGWGSTLSRIYGGPPSPCPSEHPFSSASSSLSEGSSHRSHEDDISIVTDKSLGDTSDIISDSSGVGTNSDSAACSIGHPSTTVVCMEGYDAGLSGHIHIQPGDVIEVVGSTDCGLLEGFVRGTNKTGFFPASCVQEVQFRQKSIINVSTSTPHHHYLINTSSNEIVSHNLQQQLHQQQQQQQQQQQQHQQHQQHQQQQQQQQQPSLFEQQQHTQLHYNSQTAPRMKKSIIGEPRTVVLHRAKRGFGFILRGAKASSPLMQLKPSPRCPALQYLDDVDPGGVADIAGLKPGDFLLAINSEDVTCASHEHVVDLIRNSGSLVSMTVVTLSQNLINSMMLEASEIGSQHSSGSGMSTPISSRQCSTLPRRMNSGPPGSNCKQPAPMPPRRDPKTTLSVGRARAKSMVAGLEGGGEKGTDDDELLSATKSTSAESIHQAQTQLLQAQQQCHSAIGTPTQTGPGTPVQPRTASIKSRPTSSRITAAELEELFQRQQGADANRCSMLMSSSRFQSTGFDSGAGTPPISPQKGPIVYASVAEMKRKKSSKAGMGTLKGRPIPIPQVGSDLKRTFHSTPDLASMSSSNQNGGSSLHYGSSSGTGSQLAINANGWYNTVGHKGHRSQDDMHSLHMSLQRLNLPPPNHPPPPPPVGQVVKVDVSRGSEYECLTALRKHIAQKAKVQSQVQEAEVMSSFKPASNAKLYASPQDIRNVGYRTVNVAGATTSPSLTGSTSAAGNNSASSCGSNGSNTNSNVELCKSGSLRSNASSTININSSAVTGSVINNVTTVTISGNGNVATNSTSSNQYAQPGRPGADTQQQIAQPQALYKSPPNSAPPLPEPDYSLSESDPDEDNSVRLVRTHIKTNGDLKTQNPGMAAETSGNSNTSGSSTGSSSMPQSFSVEEIQKIRTKLKSSKSYPNDFLRQQNSQPSQPGVEHGASGGVPHEEGDNSSSGVSSDQEITITCNDTAKQPKPSFPKQMVGTTVLKTNVTTSTLAAAGTGASGLIESKKVTLHLGASADTKLQHNNNLTERRNDAADNDDADQDDNDSPSPPATGFQRHNSLTRKQAATIAANRAKANQQNIQQRHAVTLATLPPPIEAADSDEADTWSHPLQSSGGDGAAQLVEGAGMVVLAPPPEFSDSTVSHITGPISGGVSINVQPHHSHQHTHQHHQHQHVHHHHQHTGSGGSLALGGHNPNCKRVRIVGAVPKVNRMNSQ; translated from the exons GAATTAAAAGAAAGCTTCAATTATGGATTATTCTCCCCACCATCAAACGGTAAAGCTGGTAAATTCCTGGATGAAGAACGGCGATTAGGAGACTACCCTTTTAATGGACCAGTGGGCTACCTAGAG CTCAAATATAAGCGACGCGTCTACAAGATGCTCAACTTAGATGAACGCCAACTGAAAGCTTTGCACACACGTGCTAACCTTCGACGCTTCATTGAGTGCATCAATAGCGGTCAGGTGGAAAAAATCGCCAAGATGTGTGCCAAAGGATTGGATCCCAATTTTCATTGCCAGGAAACGGGTGAAACGCCACTTACTATTGCCACTGGTTCAAAGAAGCCGAACAAGCTACTGATCGCGCTCGTAAACGGTGGTGCTCTATTGGACTATCGAACCCGTGACGGCGCCACTGCGTTACATAGAGCCGTAGAACGCGACAGTCTAGAAGCGGTCAG CACGCTTTTGGAATTAGGAGCATCTCCAAACTATCGTGATACGAAAGGCCTAACACCTGTTTATCTATCTGTTACGCGGAAAACAGATCCCAAAATCAGTGAAGTACTTTTACATGATCATGCGACACTAGGCATTCAAGACAGTCAAGGGTGGCAGGAAGTGCATCAG GCTTGTCGGAACGGGTTAGTTCATCATTTAGAGCATTTATTGTTCTACGGTGCGGATATGGATGGTCAAAACGCTTCCGGCAATACGCCGCTGCATGTTTGCGCTGTTAACAATCAGGAGGCTTGTGCTAGAATGCTACTTTTTCGTGGTGCCAACCGAGGCGCATTAAACTATGCCAACCAGACGCCGTACCAG GTTGCCGTTATTGCCGGTAATCTAGAGCTGGCAGAAATgattcaaaattacaaaaacGAGGATATTG TCCCGTTCCGTGGACCACCACGATATAATCCCAGGCGTCGATCCGGGTTAGGCTGGGGATCGACGTTATCTCGCATATATGGTGGACCACCGTCCCCCTGCCCGTCCGAGCATCCATTCAGTTCTGCTAGTTCCAGCCTGTCTGAGGGTTCCAGCCATCGAAGCCATGAAGATGACATCAGTATCGTGACAG ATAAAAGCCTGGGAGATACAAGCGATATCATCAGCGACTCTTCTGGTGTCGGAACAAATTCTGACAGTGCTGCCTGCTCCATAGGTCATCCAAGCACAACTGTTGTTTGCATGGAAGGATACGATGCCGGGCTTTCAGGacatatacacatacaacCAGGCGATGTGATTGAAGTGGTCGGTTCCACCGACTGTGGTTTACTGGAAGGTTTTGTACGTGGTACAAACAAGACGGGTTTCTTTCCGGCCAGCTGTGTGCAAGAAGTGCAGTTTCGCCAGAAGAGTATTATAAACGTTTCCACCTCAACACCTCACCATCACTATCTGATAAATACTAGTAGTAATGAAATAGTCAGTCATAATCTACAACAACAATtgcatcagcaacaacaacagcaacaacagcaacagcagcagcatcagcagcatcagcagcatcagcagcaacaacaacaacaacaacagccatcTTTGTttgaacagcagcaacacactcAGCTTCATTATAACAGCCAAACAGCACCAAGAATGAAAAAATC AATTATTGGAGAGCCTCGGACAGTAGTGCTACATCGTGCCAAACGCGGTTTCGGATTCATTCTTCGAGGAGCAAAAGCTTCTTCGCCATTGATGCAGCTCAAACCATCGCCACGTTGTCCGGCATTGCAATATTTAGATGATGTTGATCCAGGAGGTGTGGCAGATATTGCTGGTCTGAAGCCAGGGGACTTCCTATTAGCC ATTAACAGTGAAGATGTAACATGTGCATCACACGAGCACGTGGTTGATTTGATCCGCAATTCCGGTTCGCTGGTGTCAATGACGGTTGTTACACTATCACAAAATCTTATAAACTCTATGATGCTGGAAGCATCCGAGATAGGAAGTCAACATTCCTCCGGATCGGGCATGAGTACTCCAATATCATCCCGACAGTGTTCGACGCTTCCCCGGCGTATGAATAGTGGCCCACCGGGAAGTAACTGTAAGCAACCTGCGCCAATGCCTCCCCGTCGTGACCCAAAGACTACACTGAGCGTAGGACGAGCGCGGGCAAAATCGATGGTGGCAGGCTTAGAAGGTGGTGGAGAAAAAGGTACAGACGACGATGAACTATTGAGTGCGACCAAATCAACTTCCGCGGAATCGATTCATCAAGCACAGACTCAACTGTTGCAAGCACAACAACAGTGCCACTCGGCTATTGGAACACCCACACAGACAGGACCGGGTACGCCCGTTCAACCTCGTACAGCTAGTATCAAGTCGCGTCCAACATCTAGTCGAATAACGGCCGCGGAATTGGAAGAGCTATTCCAGCGCCAACAAGGGGCTGATGCAAACCGCTGTTCTATGCTAATGTCAAGCTCAAGATTCCAATCAACTGGATTTGACAGTGGTGCTGGTACACCGCCGATTTCACCACAAAAGGGACCGATCGTGTATGCCAGCGTTGCTGAAATGAAGCgcaaaaaatcatccaaagcGGGAATGGGCACGCTAAAAGGACGTCCTATACCGATACCCCAGGTCGGTTCGGATCTAAAACGGACCTTCCACAGTACACCTGATCTAGCATCAATGTCTTCGTCCAATCAGAACGGTGGATCATCGTTGCACTATGGAAGCAGTTCCGGAACTGGATCGCAGCTGGCAATCAACGCTAACGGGTGGTATAACACCGTTGGTCACAAGGGGCACCGATCTCAGGACGATATGCACAGTCTGCACATGTCCCTGCAAAGACTGAATCTTCCACCACCAAACCATCCACCTCCACCCCCGCCAGTGGGGCAAGTTGTAAAAGTGGATGTTTCTCGGGGCTCCGAGTATGAATGTCTTACCGCCTTACGGAAGCATATAGCCCAGAAAGCCAAAGTTCAATCCCAAGTGCAGGAAGCAGAAGTTATGTCCAGTTTCAAACCAGCATCGAATGCCAAACTGTACGCTTCCCCTCAGGATATTCGAAACGTTGGTTATCGTACGGTTAACGTCGCTGGGGCTACTACTTCACCATCACTCACGGGTTCAACATCGGCTGCTGGAAACAACAGTGCCTCTTCTTGTGGTAGTAATGGAAGTAACACGAACTCCAATGTGGAG CTCTGCAAATCTGGTTCACTTCGGTCAAATGCTAGCTCGACGATCAACATAAACTCTAGCGCCGTAACAGGTTCCGTAATTAATAACGTGACAACAGTAACGATCAGTGGAAATGGAAACGTTGCCACTAATAGTACGTCTTCAAATCAGTACGCTCAACCTGGTCGCCCGGGCGCAGATACTCAACAACAAATTGCCCAACCACAAGCACTTTATAAATCTCCACCTAATAGTGCACCTCCACTACCCGAGCCAGATTACAGTTTGAGTGAATCAGATCCGGATGAGGATAACTCGGTACGTTTGGTGCGTACgcatattaaaacaaatggagatcttaaaacacaaaatccaGGAATGGCAGCCGAAACAAGTGGCAACAGTAACACAAG TGGTAGCTCGACCGGCTCCAGCTCTATGCCCCAATCATTCTCGGTGGAAGAAATACAGAAGATTCGCACGAAACTAAAATCGTCTAAATCGTACCCGAACGACTTCTTACGGCAACAAAACAGCCAGCCATCTCAACCGGGTGTAGAACACGGTGCATCGGGCGGTGTGCCTCACGAAGAAGGCGATAATTCATCGTCTGGTGTAAGCAGCGATCAAGAAATAACGATCACTTGTAACGATACAGCCAAGCAGCCAAAACCGTCATTCCCCAAGCAGATGGTTGGTACCACTGTTTTAAAGACAAATGTCACCACCTCTACCCTAGCAGCCGCAGGAACTGGAGCAAGTGGCTTGATTGAATCAAAAAAAGTGACATTGCATCTAGGGGCATCCGCCGATACGAAGttgcaacacaacaacaatctcaCCGAACGAAGAAATGATGCTgctgataatgatgatgctgatcaAGATGATAATGATAGTCCTAGCCCACCTGCGACTGGATTCCAGCGGCATAATTCACTCACCCGGAAACAGGCAGCCACCATTGCCGCAAATCGTGCGAAGGCAAACcaacaaaatatacagcaaCGGCATGCAGTAACGTTAGCTACCTTACCGCCCCCAATTGAGGCAGCCGACTCCGACGAAGCTGACACTTGGTCACATCCTCTTCAATCTTCAGGTGGTGATGGCGCCGCACAATTAGTCGAGGGTGCTGGCATGGTGGTTTTAGCACCACCTCCAGAATTTAGCGATTCAACCGTCAGCCATATTACTGGTCCAATTTCCGGTGGTGTTAGCATTAACGTGCAACCACATCACTCCCATCAACATacgcatcagcatcatcagcatcaacatgtacatcatcatcatcaacatacGGGAAGCGGCGGATCACTCGCGCTTGGTGGTCACAATCCAAATTGCAAGCGCGTCCGTATTGTTGGTGCGGTGCCGAAAGTAAATCGTATGAACAGTCAGTAA